From Tachysurus fulvidraco isolate hzauxx_2018 chromosome 6, HZAU_PFXX_2.0, whole genome shotgun sequence:
AACTGTGACACCATATGTTCCAAACTTAGAAAAAATACCCAATGCTCAAACTCAAATCAGCACAGAAGAAACCCAATGCACTGAGATTCAGAGTCAGATTCAACACTGAACGAAGACAACACAATGAGCTGCATAATCAGTACTGATAGATTCATGCATATTCAGAGAGATATACTACAGAAATAGCCCAATAATTTGAGAAAAACGGAGTTAACACTCCAAGAGTTTTAACCCAACATTTCAGTCTCACTTTCCACCCATCTGTGTAACGTTTCTAATCAGCAAACTGGTGACTAAgtggaataaaatgtaaatggcCACTGACTCACACAAAGGCAAAAACGAGTATCATCTTTGGTCACATTCTGGAATTTCTGCTTACTGACTTATAATTTCCACTGTCTGCCATATTTCTTTAGCTGCTCTTTAATCTTGTAAACACTATAAGTGCACAGCCAAGTGAACCAAGTTAGGCATTGCTACCATAGCCATTTGGGATGGCTGGgttattgatcagaaggtcaagggttcaagcccctgcattgccaagctgctactgtcTGGCGTTTAAGACTCTTatccctttctgctccaggggtgttgtttcatggctgaccctgtgctctgaccccagctcCATAAAAAGCTGGGATTTGTGAGTAAAAGTATTTCACTACACTAGAATGTATATGTGAgattaaacaacaacataataattataaagaCTTCCTCTTTAACATACTCATTTCTATTTAGGAATTATAGAAAATGGATTATTAGTAAAATGTGGTATCTGACATTCCATTTTCTGTAAGCATTACCTTACATTTGGCATATTTTATTGCCTCATTAAGAACGTCTCTGCCAAGAGCTGACTCGCACTTGTTCTTGATGAGCTCAAACTCTCCATTTTTCCTGACTCAATCTTCAACTGGATCAGCAGACAGTGCACAGTACAATGAGGTCATTAAATGGAAAAGCACTGCTTTTCCTCAGAGCTAAAGGCTAAATGTCAGATTAAAGGACCTTTTCTTATCATTGAAAATCTCTTAATCAGCAACACAAAGAGCCTCTGAAATGTGAAATGCTCCTCTTTGAACTGGTCAGACGTAAGGCATTTTCCCTTGTAAAGCCCAACATGATAGTATCATGGATAGTAACTGTTGAATTGCCATTTCCGCCAATTAGGCACTGAAGGCGCATGAACTGTTCACAGCACAGCTTCCTGTTCATAGCTAAACTGCTTTAATCAGTACAGCAGTACCATTTTGGGCGTGATGGATTTACATTCATTTCAAGAGTGACATCGGTAATTGCATTTGTTTTGACACTTCATACAATGTTTcatgcaacaacaaaaaaggttcCAAATACTCTGCCaaccaaatgttttatttttactaccTTCATATCACATACTCTGTCCATAGATTCCATAGACTCAATAGATTCTTCTTGTTACTCTAGGTTTTCATAGATACTTACTGAACCTGACAAGAAAAAAAGCTGTAACCTTTAAACCAAGTTCACTCTGGCACAGTAAAAACAAAGCTgcttttactgtataaactgcACAGTAATTAAAAGCTACGGAACAGGAAGCTGTTATTGTATTTTGTAAACCTTAGTTACATTTGACATCCGCTAAACATGCCTCAGTTTTGCAACATTACAGGAATGGAAAAATTGAGATACATATAGTACTTTAAAAGAGAACCCCAAATAATCAATCACTTTTTAACTGCACAAAATCCAGAAAAGATTTTGGCTCACCAAGCTGGTAATGATCAATTTTCATGGTGCTGTTGGTGAAAGTGCCAAATATGGTGATGATAGAGATTTTCCTGATAGCcatttcacacacatgctctagatattcatccctctgctgcacATACATGTTGTTCTCCTCTGATGGAGCCGTAATCagctagaataaaaaaataggtGTAATAATTCACatattattttctatatatcacacacagcAAAGATAGACATTAAACAGATGTATAGATTGTTAgcttaaaaatgaattaaatgtaattgCACTTACAATTAACCGCCTTCTGTTTTCAAAATATTCCAAGAATGTTGCAAGAGCTCCCTTTGAAGGAGGTGCTGGTTTCTTTGTAGGATTCTGGTACTCCTTATTTTCTATTTCAGTCTTCTTGTTCATATTTTTTCCAGGCCTCGGTTCTatcctcttttttccttcccttcCATCTTCCTTCCCTTTCCTTTTTATCTTCTTTGGCAGCTTATctgatttgtcttttttcttacCTTTCTCTATATTGTCCTGCTTTTCCTTATCTTTCTTAATAGGAACATTCTCAAAGGTTTTTTCTACTGGGTAAGTGTCTGTAGGTTTTCCAACATTATGCTTGTCTTCATATACATTACTCAGAccatctccatttttttttttagttggcTTAGATTTGACTGGCTTGTGTTGACTTGGCAGGTCACCAGGTTGTTTAAGAGTGTAGTCCTTTCGGTCAGTACGATTGTCTCCATTTTTTGCAGTGTAGGCTTTGGTATGGTAGTAAGAGGGGGTGGTTGGATGAATAGAGTTTTTCTTAGGCTTATGTCTGTTAATATGATGGTAATTCTTGGTCTTGGATTTGGAGTCCCATTGTGAGTTGGTTTGAGCTTTTGTTGGTCTCTGGGAGATGGTAGTGGCCTGTGTGGAAGAAGTAGTAAAGCGGATGGTTGTTGTGGGACGAGTGGTAGGGGGCCGGGTGGTAGTAGTTGTAGTTGTTGTGGTAGTTGTGGTAGTAGTAGGtcttgtagtagtagtagaagtagtagtagttgaAGTAGGTGTAGATATAGATGTGGTGCTGACCTGTTTGGGTCTTCTGGTCggctcctcttttctctctggtCTTCTCACAGTGCTAGGAATGCCCTCAACCACCTGACcctcctcccctgcctcctTACATTTCTGCACAAAGCCCTTCTGTCTTACCTTCTCCATCTTTCGCATGGGTGACTGGTCTATGACCTCGTACATGGCCTCCAGCCTCACTGGGTATGGGTAGCGTTCCTCCACCTGCAATGTCTTTTTCAAAAGCACCATACCAAACTTCCCTTTTTCTAACTTGAGAAAGTGCATGAGTCGTGGGATGAGTGCTATATCCAGAGGCTCTTCCATCACTTTGCCCACATTGGTAATGCGTCTGACTTTTCCACCAATCTCTCCCTCCTGGTGAAACATCACTATCTGGTGCACATGTCGTTCAGCCAGCTCACAGTAAACATCAGGCTTAAGCAGACTCATCATCAGCCGGTAATAGCCATCTGATTCATGAGGGGCTGAGATGACCAGTAGACGATTTTTCCCGGCAAATGAGGCCAGCAGATTTGGGGATCCAGCAGAGTTAGGCATGCGGGACAGGGTAGCCCTTGCTCCGGGAACACCACTATCTCTCTGGAGGTTTTCCAACCCACCCTGCATACCTCTTGCCCGACTCAACACCCTTCTGTTTTGTCTAATATTTGTGTCATCATTTTGCATTGCTTCTGGGGTCTCATTAACTTCAGGCCGAGCTGCCAAGGAGACAGAGCTCCGTCTTGACATAAAGGATGACAGACGCCTTGATTTGTTTAGTCTCAGATCAGCCAGTTTACCACCAGCTGTGCTACaatgtgacacaaacactgctAAGGCCAAGCAATACACAAAAATGACCCTAGACACGGCCTTCACACTcatttttatcagtttaattTCAGTAAAAGTACAGctgaaacaaatcaacaaatgtCATAAGACGGAGAGTAGACTAATGTAGCCACATACTGAAGACTGGTACCCAAGGATGAACACTTCAATCAGCTCAGGTGTTATACAACCCCCAAGATATCTAAATAATCCAATCAGATTTCAGGCAACAGGTTACCGGAAAAAAATCACTGCAATTCAGTCTATTTTAGTCTAGACTCGGTTAATTCATTTGTAGTAGCGCCGATGAGTCCTGACGACGCCACATCTGTGCAACTTACTTCTTTCTGTATCGAGATGTCATTCAATTCCTCCGAACATTTAAACCTCCATCAGCCGGAATTCCTCAGATTGTGCGATCTGAAGTTTTCCCGAAATTCAGCAAATGTACTCCTGGATCAGATGAAGAAAAAGCAGCGCCCGGTCACTTGacaaaaaatgcatttgaattaaacagagaaagaaagtctTTATCCCTGGAACTTGTTCCAGACATGCCAACAAATCACACCAGTCTCCGGCTTTTCTGTGAAAAGGACCAACCCCTGGAGCGCTGGGTTGCCAAATCATAAACATAAACCCACTCAACCTTCAATATTCAACGCTTCAATATCTGATGCTACACGGGGTTAAAAGTATAGAAAATAactatgaacatttttttaaggAATGTCGATAAGCAGTACCAAATGAAGAGGCGCAAAGGCAGATCTTCATAATGTAATTTGAGCCATAACAGCTAAAATCTAGCATGGTGATTCCCTCATGTTCTCTAAACTGTGGCAACCCACATAACTCTGTAAACAACTCTAGATCTTTGTCTGGAAGGGAGACACGCTTCAAAAATAAAGACTAATTTacacacagatttaaaaaaaaaaaaagtcaattaaaTGGGTAGGATCATATTTTAAAAGGGATATAATGAATTAGAGGATAAAGTATGATTCACAGAACAGTTACAATAACTGCATTATTAATACACATaataatcactcactcactcactcacttattttctaccgcttatccgaactacctcgggtcacggggagcatgtgcctatctcaggtgtctacacataataataataataataataataataataataataataataataataataataataataataataataataattgcccCACCAAGTAACAATTACCTGGTGTACCACCAAGTAACTAGCATGTTTCCTAGAGGAAAATGATCAACATCTCTCCCACTGAGACTCTACCAAGGTCTCTTAAAATCAAGATACCACTTTATATCCACAAGCTGTTCTAAAAAGACCCCTTAAGGGTTTGTGGTACCTAGGTACGCATGCGTATGCATACATGTTATTTCAAGATTTGAATAAAATTGCATAGTAAATTAGAATCTGATCTTAGTCTCAGTGAATCTCAATGAGACAGAGTGATGTAAAATATTTCTCTGTCGAAAGATGAACTTTGAAATACAGCCTTTATGTTGAGCAGGTGGGTTTCATCTTTGTAAAGCTGGCCCTCATTAAAAGCTCCTAAAAGGGAGCAACCCAAccatcatttgtgtttattattgtctGCCAACATACAGGTAGCCAAATGCAAGCAAACAATCAAAAGAAAATTTCCCTGTGTTTGCTTTTCTTCCTATATTTGTGCCTTTCACTCACCTTGTGTTTTGAATTTAGTGCTTTCATAAATGCTCCAATGTGTGCAGCACATGTGCATGTTCCATAATCCACGACCCACTGTCAAGCCACATCCTCTCATATGTGGTCCATCACAACATATATCAGTCTTTAATGAAAATCCTCTGCATGGATAGAGTTTGCACTATATTACCATTATCATGTGTTGTTTATTAAGTATCTTTTAATCAAAATTTTTAATTGCAGGTTTTCAACAAAATACCTTCTGATGACTTTAATATGTTTGCACACATTAAATATACAGAAGgcctgaaaataaattaaagttatACTGACCTGAACACTGACCATGTTCAGTTCATATATATAGTGTGCCCATAATTATCACAGCTATCTCTGTTATTCGGTAGATTCTGAATGACTACAATATGTACATTAACTCACAATGGAATTTACATGTAATGGCTAAAGCACTGTATTACAGTTTCAGGTGATTACAGATCTggcaattaaacaaaaatatctgGTTAGAATGAATTTTTAGTGATCACAGATTGTGCAGTCATGCAAGACAAAAGTAGACAGTAATCTTTTACCATCTGTATATACAGGCATGCAGGGTGTTGACTCCCCTATTACCTCTTATATAAACAATGTGCTTATTTTACGCTACATGAAGCAAAAAATTATACCACTGCAGACAGACCTGACAGTTTTATGTGGCCTATATACAGTTCAcaccaaaaaaacccccaaaaaacacCTCTTAATAGCCTCTTAGTTTCGAAGATTATTTAGGTCTGATATGCAAGAAACCTTTCATActaattatacagtacatatgatTGTGAATTTGTAATTtagaaaacaaactgaaaaaactgACTGCAATCAGGATCTTCACCACCTAAaagactgatttattttatatttgaggGGGGAAAATGacagatatttgtgtattaACATAACTGTAATACGTGCAGCTGAAAAGGTTCACACAAGCACCAAGTGTTTACCAgtgatttctttttcctttggatttagcatgatttttttccacCAGCACAAACAACACCCAGGGATGAAACAGAGCTCTTTCAAACCAATACACAGCTGCTCTTGTTTTCAAATTGAGATCATGTTCTGGTATCATAATtggagaaaaatgaataaatacattagaAAAATGAAAGTGACCAATTATGGATGAACAAAATCAAAATGGCAActaaaatcttaaaatattgCTGATACAATTTgtaataaaacttttaaaattacaaattttttctttttactggtGCTGTTTTCCATTCCGCTTATATATTAGTATTTTAAACTTGTTAATAATTTTTCACTTAGGTCAACAAACAGTATGCCTAATTAATAATTTCTCAAAGCCCAGCCCAAAGGCAAAAAAGCCTAGACTCCGTAGTATTGTACATATTGTAGTATTGGAGGATGCAGACAAGTAATCATTTGATTGTATAATTTTGAGACAAGAGAAAATGCCCTTACCCCTCTATTCTGTAAAAGTAAGAACATTTGAATCCTTTGGTTTTTATAACTGACCCAGATTGCAGTTCCATTTActtaataaaaacagtgaagtTTTAAAGAACACAGACTGACTTattcaagattttatttaattatatatatataaccttcATTTAACCAGGAATCTCTTATCTCTATTTAAGAGAGAAGGTCTGGTTATGTTTCACAGAAATGAAACCTGGGGGTTGTGTGCATAAACGTTTcatcagaaaatcagaaaaataatttatattaaccCTGAAATCTAAACTGCATAGCATGAACAATACCTTTTTCATGCATTAatccactacactacactacactacactacactacacactactctacactacactacactacactacactacactacactacactacacaatacactacaactactctacactacactacactacactacactactgtacactacactacacactacactacacactactctacactacactacactacactacactacactactgtacactacactacacactacactacacactactctacactacactacacactacactacacactactctacactacactacacactacactacacactactctacactacactacactactgtacactacactacacactacactacacactactctacactacactacactacactactgtacactacactacactacacactacactacactacactacactacacactacactacactactgtacactacactacacactacactacacactactctacactacactacacattacactacactacactacactactgtacactacactacactacacactacactacactacactacactacactacactacactacactacactactgtacactacactacacactacactacacactacactatactacactacactacattacactacactacactacacactacactacacactacactacactatactacactatactacacactacactacactactctacactacactactgtacactacacttcacactacactacactacacactacactacactacactacctactgtacactacactactgtacaccacactacactacactacactacactacactacactacactacacactacactacacactacactacactacactacacactacatgaaTTTGAGTAGGTTCTGCATTTACATGTGTTCTTGTAGGTGTTCTAGTTCTTTGATGTAATGTAGcatttaatagaaaataattaagTCATAGCACATTTGTATCTATGGGGAGTATTCACAGTGGTGAAGTTCCAAAGATAGATGCAAGGAAAGATCTCCGTACTCTATGGTTGCAAGATGTTTCTTGAGTTAGGATGCCTACAGTATGATTTTCAAGTGTCCACCACATTTAAAGATGAGCACTTGGTATTTGGTCTATTGAGAAAGTATACTTAGAAAAAGACTAAATGTAATTTCTTCACAAATTCCATCACtttttgtagaaaaaaatgATCTGTTACAGACAAGATAATGAGCAATGGCAGAATTTAAGTATTAGAttagtatattgtatataatatatatagtatattaaatttgattattactgtaaatatgcaTGTTTTCTGGCCACatgtacattaaataataaaacacattggAAGAAAAACATTCCAGTTCTTACATAgatatttttctgtcttttgtccagGTTCTTGTTTTTCCATGCATGATTTTGAATTTGCAGGAATTTTGCATAAGTAGCCTGTACAATTGTCAATACATTCagcagtgtttaaaaaaag
This genomic window contains:
- the ccdc80 gene encoding coiled-coil domain-containing protein 80, yielding MSVKAVSRVIFVYCLALAVFVSHCSTAGGKLADLRLNKSRRLSSFMSRRSSVSLAARPEVNETPEAMQNDDTNIRQNRRVLSRARGMQGGLENLQRDSGVPGARATLSRMPNSAGSPNLLASFAGKNRLLVISAPHESDGYYRLMMSLLKPDVYCELAERHVHQIVMFHQEGEIGGKVRRITNVGKVMEEPLDIALIPRLMHFLKLEKGKFGMVLLKKTLQVEERYPYPVRLEAMYEVIDQSPMRKMEKVRQKGFVQKCKEAGEEGQVVEGIPSTVRRPERKEEPTRRPKQVSTTSISTPTSTTTTSTTTTRPTTTTTTTTTTTTTTRPPTTRPTTTIRFTTSSTQATTISQRPTKAQTNSQWDSKSKTKNYHHINRHKPKKNSIHPTTPSYYHTKAYTAKNGDNRTDRKDYTLKQPGDLPSQHKPVKSKPTKKKNGDGLSNVYEDKHNVGKPTDTYPVEKTFENVPIKKDKEKQDNIEKGKKKDKSDKLPKKIKRKGKEDGREGKKRIEPRPGKNMNKKTEIENKEYQNPTKKPAPPSKGALATFLEYFENRRRLILITAPSEENNMYVQQRDEYLEHVCEMAIRKISIITIFGTFTNSTMKIDHYQLENDKPMKGLRQEDLVNQELITDLRKAFRMTYNDFYMVLTDMDMKWKQFYEVPIAMKAVFGYIDTFSSRIREMEQQKRDGVTCKKEDKPRSLENFLSRFRWRRRLFVISAPNDEEWAYQQQLYALSSQACNLGLRHISVLKLLGTEMIDMGGVLELYPINGSATVDREGLSATLVRDIRNYFQISPEYFSMLLVGKDGNVKSWYPSPMWSMANIYDLIDSMQLRRQEMAIQQSLGMRCPEDEYGSYGYHHGYHNGYQEGYHEGYGY